One genomic region from Bacillus aquiflavi encodes:
- a CDS encoding transporter substrate-binding domain-containing protein: protein MKHCFKGLLFLVFMIVLTACGGKVTTSNGYELVEKEKFIFSASGEFKPFSYMDKDGKMIGFDIEVGEAIAKELGLEPVQKKFKFGSIVEGVKSGRFDAAIASHTITEERLKEVNFSTPYYYSGAQIFVRPDDPFKTLDDLKDKEVAVSRGSTFANILSGVTDNIILLDSDVTALEALSKGKHDAVITDFITGKEAIGSGMKIEGRDMLEQSEQGIGVAKDNKVLIEKINEALETLRKNGTLKEISVKYFGEDITVQPGS from the coding sequence GTGAAGCATTGTTTTAAGGGATTGCTGTTTTTAGTGTTTATGATTGTTCTTACAGCCTGTGGAGGAAAAGTAACAACAAGCAATGGTTATGAACTTGTTGAGAAAGAGAAATTTATTTTTTCAGCTTCAGGCGAATTTAAACCGTTTAGTTACATGGATAAAGATGGGAAAATGATCGGCTTTGACATAGAAGTTGGTGAAGCAATTGCAAAAGAATTAGGGCTTGAGCCCGTACAGAAAAAATTTAAATTTGGGAGTATTGTAGAAGGTGTAAAGTCAGGTCGATTTGATGCAGCTATTGCAAGTCATACAATAACTGAAGAACGCCTCAAAGAAGTGAACTTTTCAACCCCATATTACTACTCAGGAGCACAAATTTTTGTTCGTCCTGATGATCCATTCAAAACCCTCGATGATTTAAAGGATAAAGAAGTGGCTGTTTCAAGGGGCTCCACATTTGCCAATATTCTTTCGGGAGTAACTGATAATATTATTTTATTAGATAGTGATGTAACCGCACTTGAAGCTTTATCTAAAGGAAAACATGATGCAGTCATTACTGATTTTATTACTGGAAAAGAAGCGATTGGTTCAGGTATGAAGATTGAGGGAAGAGACATGCTTGAACAAAGTGAACAAGGAATCGGAGTTGCAAAGGATAATAAAGTTCTCATTGAAAAAATTAATGAAGCTTTAGAAACGCTACGCAAAAATGGAACATTAAAGGAAATTAGTGTTAAGTATTTTGGTGAGGACATTACGGTTCAACCTGGAAGCTAG
- a CDS encoding amino acid ABC transporter ATP-binding protein, translating to MIKVEKLNKSFGDLHVLKDVDLTVKESEVVCLIGASGSGKSTLLRCLNFLELKDNGNIFIAGEKIEMGTHDLNNVRSKVGMVFQHFHLFPHKTVIENIVEAPIYVKKNQKDEAIKEARSLLKKVGLLDKENVYPAKLSGGQKQRVAIARALAMKPAIMLFDEPTSALDPELVGEVLATMKQLANEGMTMIVVTHEMGFAREVADWAVYMHDGRIIEVGHPDELFVNPKEQRTKDFLDSVL from the coding sequence ATGATTAAAGTAGAGAAATTAAATAAATCATTTGGAGATTTGCATGTATTAAAAGATGTTGATTTGACAGTAAAAGAAAGTGAAGTTGTTTGTTTAATAGGTGCGAGTGGTTCAGGAAAAAGCACGTTGCTCCGCTGTTTAAATTTCCTTGAATTAAAAGATAACGGTAATATTTTTATTGCTGGTGAAAAAATTGAAATGGGAACTCATGATTTAAATAATGTGAGATCTAAGGTTGGAATGGTGTTTCAACATTTCCACCTTTTCCCTCATAAAACGGTAATTGAAAATATCGTAGAGGCACCGATTTATGTTAAAAAAAATCAAAAAGATGAGGCGATAAAAGAAGCAAGAAGTTTGTTAAAGAAAGTGGGACTACTTGATAAAGAGAACGTGTACCCAGCTAAACTTTCAGGAGGTCAAAAACAACGTGTTGCGATTGCAAGAGCATTAGCAATGAAGCCGGCTATTATGTTATTTGATGAACCGACATCAGCATTAGACCCCGAATTAGTTGGTGAAGTATTAGCAACGATGAAGCAATTGGCGAATGAAGGTATGACAATGATTGTTGTTACTCATGAAATGGGTTTCGCACGAGAGGTGGCGGATTGGGCTGTATATATGCATGATGGCCGTATCATTGAAGTAGGTCATCCTGATGAACTATTTGTAAATCCGAAAGAGCAGCGGACAAAAGACTTTTTAGATTCTGTTTTGTAA
- a CDS encoding amino acid ABC transporter permease — protein MELFTKFINTYDMFLKGMVLTFQLTIISVLIAIFIGLFFSFLKISKVKLFEWLADLYIFIIRGTPLIVQIFVFFYGLTAINISQFWAVILGLAFHNGAYIAEIFRGSIQSIDKGQMEAGRSLGMTAGLTMRRIILPQAFKRAIPPLGNQFIIALKDSSLASFIGMYELFNVATTYGSNEYDYMSYLLIVAIYYLILVFIFSAIVKIVEKRMEVSD, from the coding sequence TTGGAATTATTTACAAAATTCATTAATACCTACGACATGTTTTTAAAGGGAATGGTTCTCACTTTCCAATTAACAATCATATCTGTGTTGATTGCAATTTTTATTGGTTTATTTTTTTCCTTTTTAAAAATTTCAAAGGTAAAATTATTTGAATGGCTAGCGGATCTGTATATTTTCATTATAAGAGGGACCCCATTAATTGTTCAAATTTTTGTTTTTTTCTATGGACTTACAGCAATTAACATCTCACAATTTTGGGCCGTTATTTTAGGTCTTGCTTTTCACAATGGTGCATATATCGCCGAAATTTTTAGAGGATCAATCCAATCCATTGATAAGGGGCAAATGGAAGCTGGTCGTTCTTTAGGAATGACAGCAGGATTGACGATGAGAAGAATTATTTTACCACAAGCTTTTAAACGAGCTATCCCACCGCTTGGTAACCAATTTATCATCGCTTTAAAGGATTCATCACTCGCCTCATTTATCGGAATGTACGAGCTGTTTAATGTTGCAACAACTTACGGTTCTAATGAATACGATTACATGAGTTATCTATTAATAGTAGCCATATATTATTTAATCCTCGTCTTTATTTTCTCAGCAATCGTAAAGATAGTAGAAAAACGAATGGAGGTTAGTGACTAA